CCACCGCCGACTCGCCGCCGATGCGCGGCGCCGATCCGGCGATCGTGCTGATCCCCGGCGTCGGCATGTTCAGCTACGGCGGCGACAAGCAGACCGCGCGCGTCGCCGGGGAGTTCTACGTCAACGCCATCAACGTGATGCGCGGCGCGGAGGCGCTGTCGACCTACTCCCCCATCGACGAGCGGGAGAAGTTCCGCATCGAGTACTGGGCGCTGGAAGAGGCGAAGCTGCGGCGCCGCCCGGCGCCCAAGCCGCTGGCGACGAAGGTCGCGCTGGTCACCGGGGCCGCCTCCGGCATCGGTAAGGCCACCGCGGCCCGCCTCGCCCGCGACGGGGCGGTCGTCGTGCTCGCCGACCTCGACGAGGCGAAGGCCCGGGAAGCCGCGGCCGAGATCGGCTCCCCGGACGTCGCGGTGGGCGTCGGCACGGACGTCACCGACGAGGACGCCGTGGCCGCCGCCGTCGACGCCGCGGTGCTGGCGTTCGGCGGGCTCGACGTGGTGGTCAACAACGCCGGGCTGTCGCTGTCGAAACCGCTGCTGGAGACGACCGCCGCCGACTGGGACCTCCAGCACGACGTGATGGCGAAGGGCTCGTTCCTGGTCAGCAAGGCGGCGGCGAAGGTGCTCGTCGAGCAGGGGCTCGGCGGCGACATCGTCTACATCGTGTCGAAGAACGGCGTGTTCGCCGGGCCGAACAACGTCGCCTACTCCGCCGCGAAGGCCGATCAGGCGCACCAGGTGCGGCTGCTGGCCGCCGAACTCGGCGGGCACGCGATCCGCGTCAACGGCGTCAACCCGGACGGCGTGGTGCGCGGCAGCGGCATCTTCGCCGGTGGGTGGGGCGCGCAGCGCGCGAAGGTCTACGGCGTCGCGGAGGAGGACTTGGGCGAGTTCTACGCCCAGCGCACCCTGCTCAAGCGGGAGGTGCTGCCCGAGCACGTGGCGAACGCGGTGTTCGCGCTGCTCGGCGGCGACCTGAGCCACACCACCGGGCTGCACGTCCCCGTGGACGCGGGCGTGGCGGCGGCGTTCTTGCGGTGAGCACCGCGCGGGGCCGGACCCGGCTGCCTGCTCGTCTCGGGGGTGCCGCCACACCGCTGCCTCCGCGAGGGGGTAGCTGGGGCCCGCCCGCGGTGCCGGGTCGGCGGTTCCGCCGTTGACGAGGAATTCGCCGCCGTGGCGGCAGAAGCGTTGAGCGATCCGAGGAGGAGGACATGGCTGGGGCTGTCGCCGCGGTCGACCTGGGCGCCACCAGCGGCCGGGTGATGCTCGGTCGCGCCGGGCCGGACGAACTCCGGATGCGCACCGTCGCCCGGTTCCCGAACCGGCCGGTGCGCATCCGGGGAGCGCTGCACTGGAACGTGCTGGAGCTGTACCGGGAGGTGTGCGACGGCGTTCGGCAGGCGACGCGGGAGGCGGACCTCGCGAGCATCGGCATCGACTCGTGGGCCGTGGACTACGCGCTGCTGCGCGGCGGCCGGATGCTCGGGATGCCGCACCACTACCGCGACGACCGCAACGCGGCGGCGGTCCCTACCGTGCACGAGATCGTAGGTCCTGCCGAGCTGTACGAGGTGAACGGCTTGCAGCACCTGCCGTTCACCACCACCTTCCAACTCGCCGCGGATCGGGAGGACGGGCTGCTGCCGCTGGCCGAGCGGCTGCTGCTCATCCCGGACCTGCTGGCCTACTGGCTCACCGGCGAGCAGGTCGCGGAGCGCACGAACGCCTCCACCACGGGCCTGCTCGACGCGCGGACGTCGCAGTGGTCGGAGGTGCTGCTGGACCGGCTCGGCGTCGGCCGGGACCTGGTGGCGCCGCTGGTCTCGCCCGGCGAGCGGATCGGCGAGATCACCCCGGAAGTCGCCGACGAGCTCGGCGCGGGCCGGTCGGC
This window of the Saccharopolyspora gloriosae genome carries:
- a CDS encoding bifunctional aldolase/short-chain dehydrogenase; this translates as MANSSAVEELIARSNRLGADPRNTNYAGGNTSAKGHDTDPVTGEPVELMWVKGSGGDLGTLTERGLAVLRLDRLRALSGVYPGVEREDEMVAAFDYALHGKGGAAPSIDTAMHGLVEAVHVDHLHPDSGIALATAADGPELTRAIFGEKVVWVPWRRPGWQLGQDIAEIKRTHPEAIGTVLGGHGITAWGETSDDCERNSRWIIETAAEHITAHGRPDPFGAVLDGYEALPERERRAKAAALAPVLRGLASTDKRQVGHFTDGPEVLEFLARAEHPRLAELGTSCPDHFLRTKVKPLVLDLPATASVGESARRLAELHAQYREDYAAYYRRHATADSPPMRGADPAIVLIPGVGMFSYGGDKQTARVAGEFYVNAINVMRGAEALSTYSPIDEREKFRIEYWALEEAKLRRRPAPKPLATKVALVTGAASGIGKATAARLARDGAVVVLADLDEAKAREAAAEIGSPDVAVGVGTDVTDEDAVAAAVDAAVLAFGGLDVVVNNAGLSLSKPLLETTAADWDLQHDVMAKGSFLVSKAAAKVLVEQGLGGDIVYIVSKNGVFAGPNNVAYSAAKADQAHQVRLLAAELGGHAIRVNGVNPDGVVRGSGIFAGGWGAQRAKVYGVAEEDLGEFYAQRTLLKREVLPEHVANAVFALLGGDLSHTTGLHVPVDAGVAAAFLR